In Limisalsivibrio acetivorans, one genomic interval encodes:
- a CDS encoding cytochrome c3 family protein encodes MKRVFVLLSIITIIFTTAAFSASKPDSSKECAVCHYEWMPEFLYDLKGTELVDYQKEKLVAADKMCFSCHNGTVEDSRVKVWSGDMHKLAEKIPEHMNIPERLPLDDGKLNCRTCHTPHATEDPTGEDINTSLFLRMENPNSELCKACHEDQTKKSGNHSMKKPEENEAAIRSMLEKTGGRMGKNGELICESCHANHSPGGEKILIEKLGNSAVCAVCHEDKIRYKDTEYVKGVLTHPVNVKHDDPAKVYEIKKLGGVYGEQHNLTCSTCHSAHKGKTDNLLIKKGADKTICLECHSEQEKVLDTPHNMEKIKNFRTKDGKTAAEKGVCESCHGPHGWSMELPAGDEDMLTKACLSCHSDQNLADDTYFNSRMFHHPIGDEIKDKQDKDYGDLPIFGLLDRFLSTILAKDSMEKDINCSTCHDVHSKEKNFLRQDTKNGELCITCHKEQRMIEKTLHGSKELDKSCLSCHQVHNSTNKRLLVKKEDDGCLDCHREGGSAEKMLIGEHSHPADVVPEDKLPEAFKLNEDGKFTCISCHNPHTPSKKETIDRDFLRGEYSDFDSFCSACHENQKDVAGTDHDIREKKTDPACQSCHAVHKAETEKYIMSIKYTYKEDKDYCNVCHREDGSGKKKIISGGHTTGVIEHPEGYEDMLTEHEGEYRLDCGTCHNVHKNGPAKGDEGDFRNSFLEDKLLQEKNPCIACHKDMKDFAETKHNPEKYEKKAGYEEILAEQNTCGACHSVHNSGYYLFDKKYGEDFDKICKSCHTEGETASETAINTSHKMNIEDEKASEHDLFLQNGKIVCSTCHEPHSADRGMLRESGDENLCFTCHADQKDSAFSEHNMARIEYIDEKTAKLAEQNACYVCHKPHNFNENTKLMWPFEVDEDKPFAERICTDCHNRNGLGEKKIPEIAEHSSIFKIFPFKVMIKDWLYDDMGEKSVNGSITCQTCHNPHVWNEQDKGTYPGNIDGDHKNSFLIQETRDNFCGICHGERSEELFNKYHDEKYRKERNKKLLEREVLQNMLIIQKNLQKLKEEKK; translated from the coding sequence ATGAAACGTGTATTTGTATTATTATCAATAATTACAATTATATTCACAACGGCGGCATTCTCCGCCTCCAAGCCCGATTCCTCGAAGGAATGCGCAGTCTGTCACTACGAATGGATGCCCGAATTCCTGTATGACCTCAAAGGGACCGAGCTTGTAGACTATCAGAAGGAGAAGCTGGTCGCCGCCGATAAGATGTGCTTCAGCTGTCATAACGGTACAGTTGAGGACAGCCGTGTCAAGGTATGGTCCGGCGATATGCATAAGCTTGCGGAGAAGATCCCCGAGCACATGAACATCCCCGAGAGGCTCCCCCTTGATGACGGCAAGCTAAACTGCCGTACATGCCACACACCCCACGCCACAGAGGATCCTACGGGTGAAGATATAAATACAAGCCTCTTTTTGAGGATGGAGAACCCTAATTCAGAGCTCTGTAAGGCTTGCCACGAGGACCAGACAAAGAAATCGGGTAACCACTCCATGAAGAAGCCGGAGGAGAACGAAGCCGCCATCAGGTCAATGCTTGAGAAAACCGGCGGAAGGATGGGTAAAAACGGCGAACTTATCTGCGAAAGCTGTCACGCAAACCACTCCCCCGGCGGCGAGAAGATACTTATCGAGAAACTCGGTAACTCCGCAGTATGCGCAGTCTGCCATGAGGATAAGATAAGATACAAGGACACCGAGTACGTAAAAGGCGTCCTCACGCATCCGGTCAATGTCAAACACGATGACCCCGCAAAGGTATACGAGATAAAGAAGTTGGGCGGCGTATACGGCGAACAGCATAACCTCACATGCTCAACCTGCCATTCTGCCCACAAGGGTAAAACGGATAACCTTCTCATAAAGAAGGGTGCGGACAAGACCATATGCCTCGAATGCCACAGCGAGCAGGAGAAGGTTCTGGATACCCCCCATAATATGGAGAAGATCAAAAACTTCCGCACCAAGGATGGCAAAACCGCCGCAGAGAAGGGTGTTTGCGAAAGCTGTCACGGCCCCCACGGCTGGTCAATGGAGCTCCCCGCCGGCGATGAAGATATGCTCACAAAGGCGTGCCTGAGCTGTCATAGCGACCAAAACCTTGCGGATGATACATACTTCAACAGCAGAATGTTCCACCACCCCATTGGTGATGAGATAAAGGATAAGCAGGATAAAGACTACGGCGATCTCCCCATCTTCGGTCTGCTGGACAGATTCCTTTCCACTATCCTTGCTAAGGACAGCATGGAGAAGGATATAAACTGCTCCACATGCCACGATGTGCATTCGAAAGAGAAAAACTTCCTCCGTCAGGATACTAAGAACGGCGAACTCTGCATAACCTGCCACAAAGAGCAGAGGATGATAGAGAAGACCCTCCACGGAAGCAAGGAGCTTGATAAGAGCTGTCTCTCCTGCCATCAGGTGCATAACAGCACAAACAAGCGTCTGCTCGTGAAAAAAGAGGATGATGGATGCCTCGACTGCCACAGAGAGGGGGGAAGCGCAGAGAAGATGCTCATAGGCGAGCACTCCCACCCTGCAGATGTAGTGCCCGAGGATAAACTCCCCGAGGCGTTCAAGCTTAACGAGGATGGAAAGTTCACCTGTATCAGCTGTCACAACCCGCACACCCCCTCAAAGAAGGAAACCATCGACCGTGATTTCCTGCGCGGTGAATACTCCGATTTCGACAGCTTCTGCTCCGCATGCCACGAGAACCAGAAGGATGTTGCAGGCACAGACCACGATATAAGAGAGAAGAAGACCGATCCCGCCTGCCAGTCCTGCCACGCAGTGCATAAGGCGGAGACGGAGAAGTACATCATGTCCATCAAGTACACATATAAAGAGGACAAGGATTACTGCAATGTCTGCCACAGAGAGGATGGAAGCGGCAAGAAGAAGATCATTTCCGGCGGACACACCACCGGAGTAATCGAACATCCCGAAGGCTATGAGGATATGCTAACCGAACATGAGGGTGAATACCGCCTCGACTGCGGAACCTGCCATAACGTCCACAAGAACGGCCCCGCAAAGGGTGACGAGGGTGATTTCCGCAACAGCTTCCTTGAGGATAAGCTCCTGCAGGAGAAGAACCCCTGTATAGCCTGCCACAAGGATATGAAGGACTTCGCCGAAACTAAACATAACCCCGAGAAGTACGAGAAGAAGGCCGGTTATGAAGAGATTCTGGCTGAGCAGAACACATGCGGCGCATGCCACAGCGTTCACAACAGCGGTTACTACCTCTTCGATAAGAAGTACGGTGAAGACTTCGACAAGATCTGCAAGAGCTGTCATACGGAGGGCGAAACAGCCTCCGAGACAGCGATAAATACAAGCCATAAGATGAACATAGAGGATGAGAAGGCATCGGAACACGACCTCTTCCTCCAGAACGGCAAGATTGTATGCTCCACGTGCCACGAGCCCCATTCAGCGGATAGAGGCATGCTCAGGGAGAGCGGTGACGAAAACCTCTGCTTCACCTGCCATGCGGACCAGAAGGATTCGGCATTCAGCGAGCACAACATGGCGAGGATCGAGTATATCGATGAAAAAACCGCTAAACTCGCCGAGCAGAATGCATGCTACGTATGCCACAAGCCCCACAACTTCAATGAAAATACAAAGCTCATGTGGCCCTTTGAAGTGGATGAAGACAAGCCCTTCGCCGAAAGGATTTGCACCGACTGCCACAACAGAAACGGACTCGGCGAGAAGAAGATTCCCGAGATTGCGGAACACAGCAGTATCTTCAAGATATTCCCCTTCAAGGTTATGATTAAGGACTGGCTGTATGACGACATGGGCGAGAAGTCCGTAAACGGGAGTATAACGTGCCAGACCTGCCACAACCCCCATGTGTGGAACGAGCAGGATAAGGGTACATACCCCGGAAACATCGACGGCGACCATAAGAACAGCTTCCTCATTCAGGAAACGAGGGATAACTTCTGCGGCATATGCCATGGTGAGCGATCCGAGGAGCTGTTCAATAAATACCACGACGAAAAATACCGTAAGGAGCGCAACAAGAAGCTTCTGGAAAGGGAAGTGTTGCAGAATATGCTGATAATTCAGAAGAACCTGCAGAAGCTTAAGGAGGAGAAGAAGTGA
- a CDS encoding trimeric intracellular cation channel family protein — MSLFYFLDMIGTVAFGVTGGLAGIKKRMDIYGVAVLAIVTAVGGGTVRDVLVGDVPPFFFEDYNYILVSVTCAVLVFKFHDKFEKKLKLFLVMDAVGLGVFTVTGVSVGIAHDVGWLGSIMLGVITGTFGGMIRDVLRQEIPLVLTREIYALASIAGGFLYCVLYEIGVTEWLTGIVTASVVFSLRVTAIIKNWSLPSVDLEK; from the coding sequence ATGAGCCTATTTTATTTTCTGGATATGATCGGAACCGTGGCCTTCGGTGTAACGGGGGGCCTTGCGGGGATTAAGAAGAGGATGGATATCTACGGCGTTGCGGTTCTTGCCATAGTTACGGCTGTTGGTGGCGGAACGGTGCGTGATGTTCTTGTGGGTGATGTACCTCCGTTCTTCTTCGAGGATTACAACTATATACTCGTTTCTGTCACCTGCGCTGTCCTCGTTTTCAAGTTCCATGACAAGTTCGAGAAGAAGCTTAAGCTTTTTCTGGTCATGGATGCTGTGGGGCTTGGGGTCTTCACCGTAACGGGTGTTTCCGTCGGCATAGCCCACGATGTGGGGTGGCTCGGCTCCATCATGCTTGGCGTTATAACAGGAACCTTCGGAGGTATGATCCGTGATGTTCTCCGTCAGGAGATTCCACTTGTTCTCACAAGGGAGATCTATGCTCTGGCATCGATTGCGGGCGGGTTTCTCTACTGTGTCCTCTATGAAATAGGCGTTACAGAGTGGCTCACAGGGATAGTAACCGCCTCTGTGGTGTTCTCTTTACGTGTAACGGCGATAATTAAAAACTGGAGCCTTCCAAGTGTTGATCTTGAAAAATAA
- a CDS encoding formate dehydrogenase subunit gamma translates to MTRRYPMIKIKNGERHYRKLTVSQKNQHYILMTTFLLLVFTGFPLKFHYYDWAEPTIRLFGGLASTRLIHRVAGVIMVGLFFYHWYYLFKNLFRLYIIPAKKTSNFSIKEMIQFIYYSPTFPRLKDIKDFLDFVKFALFITDQRPKHERFYWREKFDYWAVFWGIPVLGLTGLFLWFPEETAMFLPGWAVNIGYIAHSDEAMLAVSVIFVWHMYNAHVNYDKFPASPLFITGYLPEHIMKHEYYLEWERMNCIAEKDPSQIVDLDKMKEAEQFTNEQKVKMVRDQIEFLKSKQFGSDE, encoded by the coding sequence ATGACAAGAAGATACCCGATGATAAAGATAAAGAATGGTGAGCGTCATTACAGGAAGCTCACGGTTTCCCAGAAGAACCAGCACTATATACTTATGACCACATTCCTTCTTCTGGTTTTCACAGGCTTCCCGCTCAAGTTTCACTATTACGACTGGGCGGAGCCAACAATCCGCCTCTTCGGCGGACTTGCAAGCACAAGGCTTATTCACAGGGTAGCCGGTGTGATTATGGTCGGCCTGTTCTTCTACCACTGGTACTACCTCTTTAAGAACCTTTTCAGGCTGTACATTATACCAGCAAAGAAGACATCAAACTTCTCCATAAAGGAGATGATCCAATTCATATACTACTCACCGACCTTCCCGAGGCTCAAGGATATCAAAGACTTCCTTGACTTCGTAAAGTTCGCCCTCTTCATTACGGACCAAAGACCGAAGCACGAGCGGTTTTACTGGAGAGAGAAGTTTGACTACTGGGCGGTTTTCTGGGGTATTCCCGTACTCGGGCTCACAGGTCTTTTCCTCTGGTTCCCCGAGGAGACGGCGATGTTCCTCCCCGGCTGGGCTGTCAATATCGGCTACATCGCCCACTCGGACGAGGCTATGCTCGCAGTGAGCGTTATCTTCGTATGGCACATGTACAACGCCCACGTAAACTACGACAAATTCCCCGCTTCCCCCCTCTTCATAACCGGATACCTGCCGGAGCATATCATGAAGCATGAGTACTACCTCGAGTGGGAGCGGATGAACTGTATAGCTGAAAAAGATCCATCCCAGATAGTGGATCTGGACAAGATGAAGGAGGCGGAGCAGTTCACCAATGAACAGAAAGTCAAGATGGTGCGTGATCAGATAGAGTTTCTCAAGAGCAAGCAGTTCGGGAGTGACGAATGA
- a CDS encoding NHL repeat-containing protein: MRKTVLTAAALLFALSTYAADYSAKLIKTIELGEKSAPADAVFESNGLGVYDAFDGSYTVYSDNGKEQKATLERGGNCLVRQGDFYMLCADESLEILNSSLNTIASYTAGEKFDPTDAAPYEGSVYVPDNDNHSLIQFNLSTGEVVKSLGKYGRDRLNFWYPYSAAFDKKGLLHVSEVINTRVQKITADLRFYEFVGSWGIKAGEFYRPTGIALQGNNLFVADGFTGVIQYFDEDADFAGVLKDSSGNRLEFGSPTHIRIKGNSLAVVDPYEKKVHLFHLEVK, translated from the coding sequence GTGAGAAAAACAGTACTGACGGCAGCGGCTTTACTTTTCGCACTAAGCACCTATGCGGCGGACTACTCCGCAAAGCTCATAAAAACCATAGAGCTTGGGGAGAAGAGTGCCCCCGCCGATGCCGTTTTCGAGAGCAACGGTCTCGGTGTTTATGATGCCTTCGACGGCTCATACACCGTATATTCAGATAACGGCAAAGAGCAGAAAGCCACCCTTGAAAGGGGGGGGAACTGCCTAGTAAGGCAGGGTGATTTCTATATGCTCTGTGCGGATGAATCACTTGAGATTCTTAACAGCAGTCTCAACACGATTGCCAGCTACACCGCAGGTGAGAAGTTTGACCCCACCGATGCCGCCCCATACGAGGGCTCGGTGTACGTTCCGGATAATGACAACCACAGCCTTATCCAGTTTAATCTCTCCACCGGTGAGGTGGTCAAGAGCCTCGGAAAATACGGAAGGGACAGGCTCAATTTCTGGTATCCCTACTCCGCGGCCTTCGATAAGAAGGGGCTTCTCCACGTATCCGAGGTCATCAACACCCGTGTGCAGAAGATCACTGCGGATCTCAGGTTCTACGAGTTCGTAGGGAGCTGGGGGATAAAAGCGGGTGAATTCTACCGCCCAACGGGTATAGCTCTGCAAGGAAACAATCTTTTCGTTGCGGACGGATTTACGGGTGTGATCCAGTACTTCGATGAGGATGCGGACTTTGCAGGTGTATTGAAGGATTCTTCAGGAAACCGTCTCGAATTCGGCTCCCCGACACATATTAGGATAAAGGGTAACAGCCTTGCGGTTGTGGATCCCTATGAGAAGAAGGTTCACCTCTTCCATCTGGAGGTGAAATAA
- a CDS encoding nitrous oxide-stimulated promoter family protein produces the protein MKKEKRIRKDEKILRRFIHTYCRENHLKRGTAERERGYCAECAELLTYALKRNEKCPLDPKPKCKDCHVHCYKPEMRSRIKEVMKFSGIYHIKRGRVDWLIHYFL, from the coding sequence ATGAAAAAGGAAAAGCGAATCAGGAAGGATGAGAAGATCCTCCGCAGGTTCATCCATACATATTGCCGTGAAAACCACCTTAAACGAGGAACGGCGGAGAGAGAGCGGGGCTATTGCGCCGAATGCGCCGAGCTGCTCACCTACGCCCTGAAAAGGAACGAGAAGTGCCCCCTTGACCCGAAGCCGAAGTGCAAGGACTGCCACGTACACTGCTACAAGCCGGAGATGCGCTCAAGGATCAAAGAGGTAATGAAGTTCAGCGGGATATACCATATCAAACGGGGGCGGGTGGACTGGCTTATCCACTATTTTCTATAA
- a CDS encoding cytochrome c: MRFIKSLFITALLISAVTAGAQTFTPDDENCMMCHKYPGLSRVSDEGELRVFYVNSERYDHSVHTRVKCSGCHTDIKEIPHKEAEPVNCTTECHITEAGSAKPFSHKQAEKALMESIHNPENPNVRAKIVEDFPDCKDCHNNPVFRFNPDEVYEISDSRDPSEIYNKCETCHEDNIDYKYFFNHVSHRMKNLKHDESSIATCSECHSKQEMAEKHKLKNAAGTYLDTFHGKAIGFGFENAPTCIDCHVKTGDSVHRIMSQKNPESAIFEGERYKTCQDPRCHPTAKKGFGEIRMHVAIDKDLYPIEFYVALAFTVLTLGVFFPLVGLLILELIREIFPNFSLRRKGKQKGDSK; the protein is encoded by the coding sequence ATGAGGTTTATTAAATCATTATTCATTACGGCTCTCCTTATATCAGCAGTTACCGCAGGGGCCCAAACTTTCACCCCCGATGACGAAAACTGCATGATGTGCCACAAATACCCCGGGCTCAGCAGGGTTAGTGACGAAGGGGAACTGCGTGTCTTCTATGTGAACTCCGAAAGATACGACCACTCGGTTCATACCAGGGTCAAATGTTCCGGATGTCACACAGATATCAAAGAGATACCGCACAAGGAAGCCGAACCTGTAAACTGTACCACAGAGTGTCACATCACTGAGGCGGGCTCGGCCAAGCCATTCTCCCACAAGCAGGCGGAAAAGGCACTTATGGAGAGTATCCATAACCCGGAGAACCCCAATGTCCGGGCTAAGATTGTTGAAGATTTTCCAGACTGCAAGGACTGCCACAACAACCCTGTTTTCCGGTTTAACCCCGATGAAGTTTATGAGATAAGCGATTCGAGGGACCCTTCAGAGATCTACAACAAATGCGAGACCTGCCACGAAGACAACATAGACTATAAATACTTCTTCAACCATGTAAGCCATAGGATGAAAAACCTGAAGCACGATGAATCGTCGATTGCAACGTGTAGCGAGTGCCATTCCAAACAGGAGATGGCGGAGAAACACAAGCTCAAGAATGCCGCAGGAACCTATCTCGACACATTCCACGGCAAGGCCATCGGCTTCGGCTTCGAGAACGCACCCACATGTATCGACTGCCACGTTAAAACCGGCGATTCGGTCCACCGCATTATGAGCCAGAAGAACCCCGAAAGTGCCATCTTCGAAGGAGAGCGGTACAAGACCTGCCAGGACCCAAGATGCCACCCCACAGCAAAAAAGGGCTTCGGCGAGATACGGATGCACGTTGCGATAGACAAGGACCTGTACCCCATCGAGTTTTACGTTGCTCTTGCCTTCACTGTGCTTACCCTCGGCGTATTCTTCCCGCTCGTGGGTCTGCTCATACTTGAACTTATAAGGGAGATCTTCCCGAACTTCAGCCTGAGACGCAAAGGCAAGCAGAAGGGGGATTCAAAATGA
- a CDS encoding 2-oxoacid:acceptor oxidoreductase subunit alpha, giving the protein MSKVYTWRIGGPAGTGIMSAGPMFARALKKTGYRVHGYPEYPSLIRGGYNCYQIAFGEDDVYSPYQKKDIYVALHDVCFEREEFDDETFVIGDFDNLKKADDAGGKKVNVPLKEIVKEIGGPDIMQNTVALGAAAAVLGLAFDDLKKLIKEAYKEKIADMNIDAAKKGYDSVSERCEITCGKNPTEADRGLFMSGNDASSIGAIAGGVTFYSTYPMTPASSILHYLAKAARDYGIVAKHTEDEIAGVNMAIGAAFAGARAMTGTSGGGFSLMNEGLGLAAITEVPLVLVVSQRPGPATGMPTWTEQADLKFVLNASQGEFVRAVFTPGDLEECYKFTFDAFNIAEKYQIPAFIVLDKFISESHYMVTDMPDLGDMDRGFIFEGDEKNPNEYHARYKEKENGIGVRSIPGTPGGLYIAASNEHSEKGFVTDKSHEKTAHTERRFRKLNTLPDEMPHPQLIGNMDAPMTFVTWGSVKLSLLEAMKHTDKFNFIHFPSVYPLDWEKVKEMLKHKNAYVMENNYTGQLASIISEFTGIQIEKNFRKYDGRPFFVEEILEFVEEVTK; this is encoded by the coding sequence ATGAGCAAAGTTTACACATGGAGAATCGGAGGACCGGCAGGAACAGGCATTATGTCCGCCGGACCTATGTTTGCCCGTGCTCTCAAGAAAACGGGATACAGGGTACACGGCTACCCGGAATATCCCTCGCTTATCCGGGGGGGATACAACTGCTACCAGATAGCCTTCGGTGAGGATGATGTTTATTCTCCCTACCAGAAAAAGGATATCTATGTTGCTCTTCACGATGTCTGTTTCGAGCGTGAGGAATTCGATGACGAAACCTTTGTCATCGGAGATTTCGACAACCTGAAAAAGGCAGATGATGCAGGGGGCAAAAAGGTTAATGTTCCCCTTAAGGAGATCGTCAAAGAGATAGGCGGACCGGACATTATGCAGAACACGGTCGCCCTCGGCGCCGCTGCGGCTGTTCTGGGACTTGCCTTTGATGACCTCAAGAAGCTCATAAAAGAGGCATACAAAGAGAAGATCGCGGATATGAATATAGATGCCGCCAAGAAAGGCTATGACTCCGTAAGCGAGCGGTGTGAGATAACCTGCGGCAAAAACCCCACCGAGGCGGACAGGGGCCTTTTCATGAGCGGAAACGACGCCTCTTCCATAGGTGCCATCGCAGGGGGGGTAACCTTCTACAGCACATACCCCATGACTCCCGCAAGCTCCATACTCCACTACTTAGCAAAGGCGGCCAGGGATTATGGAATAGTCGCCAAACATACAGAGGACGAGATAGCGGGCGTTAATATGGCCATCGGTGCTGCCTTTGCCGGCGCCAGGGCTATGACAGGAACCTCCGGCGGCGGTTTCAGCCTCATGAACGAAGGTCTCGGCCTCGCCGCTATAACTGAGGTTCCGCTGGTTCTCGTTGTATCCCAAAGACCGGGACCCGCTACGGGAATGCCCACATGGACAGAGCAGGCGGATCTCAAATTCGTCCTCAACGCATCACAGGGCGAGTTTGTCAGAGCTGTTTTCACTCCCGGCGACCTTGAGGAATGCTACAAGTTCACCTTCGATGCATTCAACATTGCGGAGAAGTATCAAATACCCGCATTCATCGTACTGGATAAGTTCATCTCCGAATCCCACTATATGGTGACGGATATGCCCGATCTTGGTGATATGGACAGGGGATTCATCTTTGAAGGTGATGAAAAGAACCCTAACGAGTACCACGCTAGATATAAGGAGAAGGAGAACGGTATAGGTGTGCGCAGTATCCCCGGAACCCCGGGCGGATTGTACATCGCCGCCTCCAACGAGCATTCTGAGAAGGGCTTTGTTACGGATAAATCCCATGAGAAAACAGCCCACACCGAGCGACGTTTCCGTAAGCTGAACACACTTCCCGATGAGATGCCCCATCCCCAGCTTATCGGCAACATGGATGCACCCATGACCTTCGTTACATGGGGCTCTGTTAAGCTCTCTCTCCTGGAGGCTATGAAGCATACGGACAAGTTCAACTTTATCCATTTCCCCAGCGTTTATCCCCTTGATTGGGAGAAGGTTAAGGAGATGCTTAAGCATAAGAATGCATACGTTATGGAGAACAACTATACCGGCCAGCTCGCCTCCATAATATCCGAATTCACAGGGATTCAGATTGAGAAAAACTTCCGCAAGTATGATGGAAGGCCGTTCTTTGTGGAAGAGATACTCGAGTTCGTTGAGGAGGTGACTAAATGA
- a CDS encoding DUF3795 domain-containing protein: MNEKVKMSSPCGLPCFACVIHLAKFDDKIRTMVADKLGIPKEKAECDGCRNHEGHNPVINPNQQCQIYACAKDKGVDFCSYCDEFPCERFQPYADKADFLPHNTKVYNLCLIKKHGAEKWADEMGEKVYQDYFSKTMDFNNVMY; encoded by the coding sequence ATGAATGAAAAAGTTAAGATGAGCTCACCCTGCGGGCTCCCCTGTTTCGCTTGTGTTATCCATCTTGCAAAATTCGATGACAAGATCAGGACGATGGTAGCTGACAAGCTTGGTATTCCGAAAGAGAAGGCAGAATGTGACGGATGCCGCAACCACGAGGGGCACAATCCTGTTATTAACCCCAATCAGCAGTGTCAGATATATGCTTGTGCCAAGGATAAAGGTGTCGATTTCTGTTCATACTGCGATGAATTCCCCTGTGAGCGTTTTCAACCCTATGCGGATAAGGCCGATTTCCTCCCTCATAACACTAAGGTTTACAACCTCTGTCTCATTAAAAAGCATGGCGCAGAGAAATGGGCCGATGAGATGGGTGAGAAGGTTTATCAGGATTACTTCTCCAAGACGATGGATTTCAATAACGTTATGTACTGA
- a CDS encoding thiamine pyrophosphate-dependent enzyme yields the protein MKPLDYNTGVVPSWCPGCGNFAIWNSIKKALSESDRQPYQTALVSGIGCSGKMSNHVKAYTLHGLHGRTLPVATGIKLANPEMTVLVNGGDGDGYGMGVGHFVHAMRRNVDLTYIVHNNRVYGLTTGQASPTNKEGVVTKSTPFGVVDGEMNPLALALVSGATFVARSFSADSDQMAELIQQAMDHKGFAYIDVLQPCVTFGGKFQYDYYHEKVYHIDEKHDTSDMGAAMKLVSESEKLPLGLFYKEEKDDYNSRHPEIAKAKVEKRDVRDLLNSHR from the coding sequence ATGAAACCATTGGATTATAATACCGGAGTCGTCCCCTCCTGGTGCCCCGGGTGCGGGAACTTCGCCATATGGAACAGTATAAAGAAGGCCCTCTCCGAGTCCGACAGACAGCCCTATCAGACAGCTCTGGTATCGGGTATCGGATGTTCGGGGAAGATGAGCAACCATGTTAAAGCGTATACACTCCACGGTCTGCACGGGCGTACGCTCCCAGTGGCTACCGGAATAAAGCTTGCAAACCCGGAGATGACAGTACTTGTAAACGGCGGTGACGGCGACGGTTACGGTATGGGTGTCGGGCATTTTGTCCACGCCATGCGCCGTAATGTTGACCTCACATACATCGTGCACAACAACCGTGTCTACGGCCTCACAACGGGTCAGGCATCACCCACAAACAAGGAAGGCGTTGTCACAAAGTCAACCCCCTTCGGCGTTGTGGATGGTGAGATGAACCCCCTTGCACTCGCCCTTGTAAGCGGTGCGACATTTGTTGCAAGGAGCTTTTCCGCAGATTCAGACCAGATGGCGGAGCTTATCCAGCAGGCTATGGACCACAAAGGCTTTGCCTATATAGATGTTCTCCAGCCCTGCGTCACCTTCGGCGGTAAGTTTCAGTACGATTACTACCACGAGAAGGTCTACCACATCGATGAGAAGCATGACACATCGGATATGGGTGCAGCGATGAAGTTGGTATCCGAGAGTGAGAAACTCCCCCTCGGCCTCTTCTACAAAGAAGAAAAGGATGACTACAACTCACGTCACCCTGAGATTGCCAAGGCAAAGGTTGAAAAGAGAGATGTTCGTGATCTGCTGAACTCTCACAGATAA